The DNA window GTTTAAAATAAGAGTGTAGGGTATAACAACAATGCCACTGAGAGCATTTGGCCCAAAGAGAATATCACCCGtgctggagctggaggtacaggtggTTTTGAACATGGCTGATGGGAGTCCTAGATGCTATCCCTTCAGCCATTACACACTTTTTAAATGAGGTAGCATCTGACTGTGTAAGCCTATTATTGCACTTTCACTGCTTTCCCCTCCACTTTCTCGGTAGTAGGATCACAGTGTGAAATCATATCTGGTTCTTTTTGCTTTCAGACATTTTGACTGATGAGATGGACTTCAGTTGTAGCTTAAAACTGGAAAGAATATTCttgaattatataaaaattttaaattttttcaaataattttaatcaAATAATTAATACTTGAAACAGATGTGAGCTCAAAAGTAACGTTTGTGAAGCTCTGCACAAGAGTTTTAAAACATTAAGAATGGGCTGAATAGCTAAAATGGAGAGGGATAGAGATCTATAATCCTAGGTGTCATCCCAAAATgtaatttttacattttgaagGCCACAGGGCAATAGTCCTTCCACCCTTAGAAtgtccatatgtatgtgtatgtagaatgtccatatatgtgtgtgtgtgtgtgtgtgtatgtgtgtgtgtttgtgtgtgtatatgtgtgtgtatgtgtgtctgtgtgtggtttctGTACAAGTTTTTGCATTTAAAGGTATTTATGCTTTTATGAACTACTAAGAGTAAATGTGCACATATGGTTTAGTTATTATAGGGCAGTTTTCAAGGAATGTTTGTCACTTTGATGTTCATTTGAAAACCAtagatcttttgagatgggaaTTTGAGACTCTTTATTCATGTATcttgaacaaaaatatttgtgtCCATAGTGGGTAATAATTCTAGATGAGCTAAGCTTCACGTAATGACTGGCACCACTTACATGTTGCAGGTATTGAGTTCTAAAATTTTACTAACAAATTTGGCTGTCATAAATAAtgaatgtttaaagaaaaagcaacatTTGAAACAATGGAAGAGAATGCATCTTTATTTGCCTGCTAGCAAATTGCAATGTGGCATCCTTCCAATAGCAGCATTGAAATACACCAGTCAAttgcagaaaataaaaagtagtaCGCAATTGAAGACATTATGGTAATATCGATTTTCATAAAAGAAGATTGCATTCACCTATTACTATAACACATTATTGTTCTGCTCAACACAGAGTTAAAAAGAAGCAAGAACTCTTGTATACATTCAGTTAATCACTAGTATAATTATGCTtgcatgttttaaaaaagaatcataaTCCGTGAATTTAGCCttgcttttttgttctttttttttccttttcatttggtTAGACACAATGGATTTGACAGAATGGATCGTCACTAtcataatgatgatagaattTCTCTTAGGAAACTGTGCTAATTTCTTCATAATGGTAGTGAACGCCATTGACTGTATGAAGAGAAGAAAGATCTCCTCAGCCGATCGAATTATAACTGCTCTTGCCATCTCCAGAATTGGTTTGTTATGGGCAATGTTAATGAACTGGCATTCACGTGTGTATACTACAGATACGTACAGTTTTCAAGTGACAGCTTTTAGTGGAATTATCTGGGCGATAACTAATCATTTTACCACTTGGCTTGGGACCATACTcagcatgttttatttattcaagaTAGCCAACTTTTCCAATTGTCTATTTCTTCATCTGAAAAGAAAACTTGACAGTGTTCTTCTTGTGATATTTTTGGTGTCTTCTTTGCTTGTGTTTGCATACCTTGGGGTAGTGAACATCAAGAAGATTGCTTGGTTGAGTGTTCATGAAGGAAATGTGACGGTAAAGAGCAAACTGATGAATATAGCAAGCATTAGAGATACGCTTCTCTTCAGCCTGATAAACATCGCACCATTTGGTATATCACTGACCTGTGTTCTGCTCTTAATCTACTCCCTAGGCAAACATCTCAAGAATATGAAATTCTATGGCAAAGGATGTCAAGATCAGAGTACCATGGTCCACATAAGGGCCTTGCAAACTGTGGTTTCCTTTCTCTTGTTATATGCTACATACTCTTCCTGTGTAATTATATCAGGTTGGAGTATACAAAATGTGCCAATCTTCTTATTTTGTGTGACAATTGGTGCCTTCTACCCAGCAGGTCATTCTTGTATCTTGATTTGGGGAAACCAGAAGCTTAAACAGTTCCTTCTGTTGTTTCTGAGGCAGATGAAAtgctgactgaaaaaaaaaaaaaagaaagccttctGGTAAACAACAAAGACAAGAATGTATAGAAGTGTATACAggatataatatagatatatgtTAGATGAATATAAGTTGAAATAAAGattggaaagaaaaatttgcatAACAGTAATGAACCTCATTTCATAAAATTCTATAAACAAAAGATGAAAGATGTGGTCAGAAGCTCAAAACAGGTTTTACTTATTTCAGGCTATTGCTCTTGTGTACATCTTAAAACATTGTAAGGGTGATTAATTGttcataatttcttcattttacattcaaatttattttattcttaactgAAGAAGATTCTGACTTTCCATTTTCAAAAAGTATAATCATTGCAAAACAATACAGAAATCATAGTGCAtaatct is part of the Rattus norvegicus strain BN/NHsdMcwi chromosome 4, GRCr8, whole genome shotgun sequence genome and encodes:
- the Tas2r120 gene encoding taste receptor type 2 member 120, with the translated sequence MDLTEWIVTIIMMIEFLLGNCANFFIMVVNAIDCMKRRKISSADRIITALAISRIGLLWAMLMNWHSRVYTTDTYSFQVTAFSGIIWAITNHFTTWLGTILSMFYLFKIANFSNCLFLHLKRKLDSVLLVIFLVSSLLVFAYLGVVNIKKIAWLSVHEGNVTVKSKLMNIASIRDTLLFSLINIAPFGISLTCVLLLIYSLGKHLKNMKFYGKGCQDQSTMVHIRALQTVVSFLLLYATYSSCVIISGWSIQNVPIFLFCVTIGAFYPAGHSCILIWGNQKLKQFLLLFLRQMKC